The DNA region ATCAGATGGGCCGCAACGGCGGCGACCAGGGCGACCAGGGCGACCAGGAGCCGCATGGCAAGACCGGGGCGCTCGGTTCCGGCTTCATCATCGATCCGGCCGGCTATGTCGTGACCAACAACCATGTCATCGACGGCGCCAGCGAGATCACCGTCACCCTGCAGGACGGCACCGCCATGCCGGCCAAGGTGATCGGCCGCGACGCCAAGACCGACCTCGCCCTGCTGAAGGTGAAGTCCGACAAGCCGCTGCCCGCCGTCGACTGGGCGGACAGCGACAAGACGCGCGTCGGCGACTGGGTGATGGCGGTCGGCAACCCGTTCGGGCTGGGCGGCACCGTGACCAAAGGCATCGTCTCGGCCCGCGGCCGCGACATCCACAGCGGTCCCTATGACGATTACTTCCAGCTCGACGCCGCCATCAACCGCGGCAATTCCGGCGGCCCGACCTTCGATCTCAGCGGTCGGGTGATCGGCATCAACACCGCCATCTATTCGCCCAACGGCGGCTCGGTCGGCATCGGCTTCGCCATCCCCTCCAACCTCGCCAAGGAGGTGGTGGCCCAGTTGAAGGACAGCGGCAAGGTCGAGCGCGGCTGGCTCGGCGTCAAGATCCAGGAGGTGACCCCGGACATCGCCGACAGCGTCGGCCTGCCCGGCGCCAAGGGCGCCCTGGTGGCCGAGGTCACCGCCGACAGCCCGGCCCAGCGCGCCGGCCTGCATCAGGGCGACGTGGTGCTGAGCTATGCCGGCAAGCCGGTCACCACGCTGCGCGACCTGACCCGCAACGTCGCGGAGACCAAGGCCGGCGACACGGTGGACCTGAAGATCCTGCGCGACGGCCGGGAGAAGACCGTGGCGGTGCGCATCGACCGGCTGACCGATCAGCAGCAGATGGCGTCGGCCGACGGCGACACCGGCAAGGGCTCCGCCGGGCGTGAGGAGGTGGCGCCGGTGAAGGG from Azospirillum sp. B510 includes:
- a CDS encoding DegQ family serine endoprotease gives rise to the protein MTTLPPANSPRSSRLRRTVAALLLGTTVLAGPALAGWAASQAQQSGATPPAVAMAQDAPASFADLAAKVSPAVVNIAATQEAKAEPRAQRGPAVPGFPPGSPFEEFFRQFQDQMGRNGGDQGDQGDQEPHGKTGALGSGFIIDPAGYVVTNNHVIDGASEITVTLQDGTAMPAKVIGRDAKTDLALLKVKSDKPLPAVDWADSDKTRVGDWVMAVGNPFGLGGTVTKGIVSARGRDIHSGPYDDYFQLDAAINRGNSGGPTFDLSGRVIGINTAIYSPNGGSVGIGFAIPSNLAKEVVAQLKDSGKVERGWLGVKIQEVTPDIADSVGLPGAKGALVAEVTADSPAQRAGLHQGDVVLSYAGKPVTTLRDLTRNVAETKAGDTVDLKILRDGREKTVAVRIDRLTDQQQMASADGDTGKGSAGREEVAPVKGLKLAPLDPAARKRLGIGEEVQGVVVTGLAANVDVPIRPGDVIERIGDTEVKSPADVRRQVTEAEKAGQKALLMLINRQGNESFVALKLKA